The Acinetobacter sp. GSS19 genome includes a region encoding these proteins:
- the hemC gene encoding hydroxymethylbilane synthase, whose product MKTLKIATRQSPLALWQAEHIRARLMDLYPDLTVELVTFVTQGDKILDTPLAKIGGKGLFVKELEAALLDGRADLAVHSMKDVPMALPEGLILGGICEREDPLDAFVSNHYSHFDELPAGAKVGTSSLRRKCQILKQRPDLTIIDLRGNVGTRLSKLDAGDYDAIILASAGLKRLGLAQRIRHSLAAEISLPAVGQGALGLECRANDETVLDLIAPLLHSETSACVRAERAMNAYLEGGCQVPIAGYATLSEGQLSLEGRVGSADGQTLLVAQVTGPTAEAEQLGQQLAKNLLDQGAGELLQALYQS is encoded by the coding sequence ATGAAAACCTTGAAGATCGCAACCCGGCAGAGTCCATTGGCTTTATGGCAAGCTGAACATATCCGTGCCCGTTTAATGGATCTGTATCCTGATCTGACAGTTGAGCTGGTGACTTTTGTCACGCAAGGGGACAAAATTCTGGATACCCCTTTGGCAAAAATTGGCGGTAAGGGGCTATTCGTAAAAGAATTAGAAGCAGCTTTGCTCGATGGTCGTGCTGATCTGGCCGTGCACTCCATGAAAGATGTGCCGATGGCGTTACCTGAAGGGTTAATTTTGGGAGGGATCTGTGAGCGTGAAGATCCGCTCGATGCTTTTGTTTCCAATCATTACTCTCATTTTGATGAATTACCTGCGGGTGCCAAAGTTGGTACATCGAGTTTGCGCCGTAAATGCCAGATTCTGAAGCAACGCCCGGATTTAACGATTATTGATTTGCGTGGCAATGTCGGCACACGCTTGTCGAAGCTAGATGCAGGTGATTATGACGCGATTATTTTAGCCAGTGCGGGATTGAAACGTTTAGGCTTGGCCCAGCGTATCCGTCATAGCTTGGCTGCTGAAATTAGCTTACCCGCTGTTGGACAGGGTGCCTTAGGACTGGAATGTCGTGCAAATGATGAGACTGTTCTTGATTTGATTGCACCCTTGCTACACAGCGAAACCTCTGCTTGTGTGCGTGCCGAGCGTGCCATGAATGCCTATTTAGAAGGGGGGTGTCAGGTACCGATTGCAGGTTATGCTACATTGTCTGAAGGACAATTGTCTCTCGAAGGGCGAGTGGGAAGTGCTGATGGTCAAACACTTTTGGTCGCACAAGTCACAGGTCCTACAGCAGAGGCTGAACAGTTGGGGCAGCAACTGGCGAAGAACTTGCTGGATCAAGGAGCTGGGGAATTGTTGCAGGCGCTATACCAATCTTAA
- a CDS encoding sensor histidine kinase, with the protein MWSCQLSKIKKSIANSLPDAETYRNTPDDRQTHAQSSYFFTKTSRWQHLFELFIAGNILALVLALAEAQSWSHLNGIRLFQYMAYISWVLLSFAAITDAFSGVFRRWTYSAVLVAGFTILQVVVVLTTMSLNGLLAFGRSFSWTSLSAADWLDGVVLHLSYGLLLGAFCLRYLYMQEQWLRQQQSELQARIQAMQARIHPHFLFNSLNSVVSLIAIDPDKAEAMLINLSRLFRASFQELKLVSLAEEIRLCQHYLEIEQIRLGDRLSVNWKIPEPQDLQRIQIPLLTLQPLLENSILHGVEKTINSSNISVLIEIVENKVNIVVTNPYSTEKTKRHQGHGIALDNIRQRLKAYYGDSVQFQTYAGQALFTTVLQYQYQ; encoded by the coding sequence ATGTGGTCATGTCAGCTCAGTAAAATAAAAAAGAGTATAGCAAATTCGTTACCGGATGCCGAAACATATCGCAATACGCCTGATGACCGGCAAACTCATGCACAATCCTCCTATTTTTTTACGAAAACCAGCCGATGGCAACATTTATTCGAGTTGTTTATTGCAGGCAATATTCTGGCTCTGGTCTTGGCGCTTGCTGAAGCACAATCCTGGTCTCATTTGAATGGGATACGTCTGTTTCAATACATGGCGTATATCAGCTGGGTGTTGCTGTCTTTTGCCGCGATTACCGATGCTTTCAGTGGGGTTTTTCGCCGTTGGACCTATTCTGCAGTGCTGGTCGCTGGTTTTACTATTCTGCAGGTTGTCGTGGTGTTGACGACCATGAGTTTGAATGGACTATTGGCTTTTGGACGCAGTTTTTCCTGGACATCATTATCTGCTGCGGACTGGCTGGATGGTGTGGTCTTGCATCTGAGTTATGGCCTGTTATTAGGTGCTTTTTGTTTGCGCTATTTATATATGCAGGAACAGTGGTTGCGCCAACAGCAAAGTGAGTTGCAAGCCCGTATTCAGGCAATGCAGGCCCGGATTCATCCGCATTTTTTATTTAATAGTCTGAACAGTGTGGTGAGTTTGATTGCGATTGATCCAGATAAAGCCGAAGCCATGTTAATTAATTTGTCACGTCTGTTTCGTGCCAGTTTTCAGGAACTGAAGCTGGTGAGTCTGGCTGAGGAAATTCGCTTATGCCAGCATTATTTGGAAATCGAACAAATCCGCTTGGGAGATCGTCTTAGTGTGAACTGGAAAATACCTGAACCGCAGGATTTACAGCGTATACAGATTCCATTGTTGACCTTACAGCCTTTACTGGAAAATAGTATTTTGCATGGTGTTGAAAAAACGATCAATTCGAGTAATATCAGTGTATTGATTGAAATTGTTGAAAATAAAGTCAATATTGTCGTTACCAACCCCTATAGCACAGAGAAAACCAAGCGCCATCAGGGGCATGGGATTGCACTCGACAATATCCGACAACGATTAAAAGCCTATTATGGTGATTCCGTACAATTTCAAACTTATGCGGGGCAGGCGTTATTTACCACTGTCCTGCAATATCAATATCAATAA
- the cpdA gene encoding 3',5'-cyclic-AMP phosphodiesterase, giving the protein MSLSISQPPQQPYVIIQISDTHLMDQADLEFVRMNPEQSFHTVMQHILTHHPQIDAIIHTGDVAQVPVVETYARYQAYMQQLGIPFFQIPGNHDELSLFPFPSGESQPTAIESGNWCLILLNSAVKGRIDGHIKATDLQCLHDLLEQYADKHVIVACHHHPFAMQSHWIDQHKLKNSEDLTDVLARHSNVKAVLNGHVHQDAFTEWEGIQFLSAPSTCVQFKPFSQDFALDECEPGYRVLYLHQDGQFDSQVYRVKYQRTPTNAKISGY; this is encoded by the coding sequence ATGTCTTTATCTATTTCACAACCCCCGCAGCAACCCTATGTGATCATTCAGATTTCCGATACGCATCTGATGGATCAGGCGGATCTCGAATTTGTCCGGATGAATCCGGAACAAAGTTTTCATACCGTGATGCAACACATCCTGACACATCATCCTCAGATTGACGCGATTATTCATACGGGAGATGTAGCGCAAGTCCCTGTGGTTGAAACCTATGCACGCTATCAAGCCTATATGCAACAGCTCGGTATACCTTTTTTCCAAATTCCTGGGAATCATGATGAATTAAGCCTTTTTCCCTTCCCATCGGGAGAATCTCAACCCACAGCGATTGAGTCTGGAAACTGGTGTTTAATTTTATTAAACAGTGCAGTCAAAGGTAGAATTGATGGCCATATCAAGGCAACCGACCTGCAATGCCTACATGATTTGCTCGAACAGTATGCAGACAAACATGTGATTGTGGCCTGTCATCATCACCCTTTTGCCATGCAGTCGCACTGGATTGATCAGCATAAGCTGAAGAACAGTGAAGACCTGACAGATGTATTAGCCCGACACAGCAACGTGAAAGCCGTGTTAAATGGTCATGTACATCAGGATGCATTTACCGAATGGGAAGGTATCCAGTTTTTATCGGCTCCATCAACCTGCGTACAATTCAAACCTTTCAGCCAGGATTTTGCGCTCGATGAGTGTGAACCAGGCTACCGGGTACTCTATTTGCATCAGGATGGTCAATTCGACAGCCAAGTCTACCGTGTTAAATACCAGCGAACCCCAACAAACGCAAAAATTTCCGGCTATTAA
- a CDS encoding NUDIX domain-containing protein, giving the protein MNILDQASFSYQDVEITSRESLFRGFIQVEKVHLRHRQFADAQYTPVLTRELIHRPEAAGVLIYDDQQQKFALIEQFRVGALDDQYSPWQLEVIAGVLDGDESPESCICRESLEEAGCQIFDLQHLFSFYPSAGACSELFHLYAAKADLTAAGGIFGMSDEGEDIKLHLFEYSDIAALFSQGRLRNSPVIMALQWLQQQINTIKK; this is encoded by the coding sequence ATGAATATTCTCGATCAAGCCAGTTTTAGTTACCAAGATGTCGAAATCACTTCACGTGAGTCACTCTTTCGGGGCTTTATTCAGGTCGAGAAGGTTCATCTACGCCACCGTCAGTTTGCCGATGCACAATATACTCCTGTCCTAACTCGTGAACTCATTCACCGTCCGGAAGCGGCGGGTGTTTTGATTTATGATGATCAACAACAAAAATTTGCATTGATTGAACAGTTCCGTGTTGGTGCGCTTGATGATCAGTATTCCCCTTGGCAGCTTGAAGTCATCGCCGGCGTCCTTGATGGCGATGAGTCACCGGAAAGCTGTATCTGTCGTGAAAGTCTTGAAGAAGCGGGCTGTCAGATCTTTGATCTACAACACCTGTTCAGCTTTTATCCCTCTGCCGGTGCCTGCTCAGAACTTTTTCATCTTTATGCAGCGAAAGCTGATTTAACTGCAGCAGGCGGAATCTTTGGCATGAGCGATGAAGGTGAAGATATCAAGCTCCACCTGTTTGAATATAGCGACATTGCCGCTTTGTTCAGCCAAGGCCGTTTACGTAATTCACCCGTGATTATGGCGTTGCAGTGGTTACAGCAACAGATCAATACAATTAAAAAATAA
- a CDS encoding LytR/AlgR family response regulator transcription factor, which translates to MDILICDDEALAVERLSRLVTNLGHQVVATAQHGQQALELVKQCEPDVVLLDIQMPEMDGLSCAQQLSQLEPMPAIVFCTAYDDYALEAFKSQADGYLLKPIAASELQQVLDNLTKLNQAQVSHLSQQATDTSCSKAQRHQISAKTYRGVELIPVENVYYFLADQKYVTVRHKHGSVLIDETLKELEQEFEERFIRIHRNALVAVDYLDGLELVSSGQYQVRCRELAERLAVSRRHLPGLRERIHKL; encoded by the coding sequence ATGGATATCCTGATCTGTGATGATGAAGCACTCGCAGTGGAACGCTTATCTCGTTTGGTGACCAATTTAGGGCATCAGGTCGTGGCCACCGCACAACATGGCCAGCAAGCACTCGAACTGGTCAAGCAATGTGAGCCGGATGTGGTGTTATTGGACATTCAAATGCCAGAGATGGATGGTCTGAGTTGTGCTCAACAATTGAGTCAATTGGAGCCGATGCCAGCGATTGTGTTCTGTACTGCCTATGATGATTATGCACTTGAAGCATTCAAATCGCAGGCGGATGGTTATTTGTTAAAACCGATTGCAGCCAGTGAGTTGCAACAGGTCCTGGATAATCTGACCAAGCTCAATCAGGCACAGGTAAGCCATTTGAGCCAGCAAGCGACAGATACATCCTGTTCTAAAGCTCAACGCCATCAGATTTCAGCCAAAACGTATCGTGGTGTGGAGCTGATTCCCGTTGAAAACGTTTATTATTTTCTGGCAGATCAGAAATATGTCACGGTACGACATAAACATGGTAGCGTCCTGATTGACGAAACCTTAAAAGAATTAGAACAGGAATTTGAAGAGCGTTTTATTCGGATTCATCGCAATGCGCTGGTTGCTGTGGATTATCTGGATGGTTTGGAGTTGGTGAGTAGTGGTCAATATCAGGTTCGTTGTCGTGAGCTGGCTGAACGTCTTGCAGTCAGCCGTCGCCATCTCCCAGGATTGCGTGAGCGTATTCATAAGCTTTAA
- the phoU gene encoding phosphate signaling complex protein PhoU, with translation MSPNNPVLSHHISSQFNEDMQGVSTKFMSMGGLVEQQVANAIRALLDTDANLAIDVQFQDNVVNQHERDIDEALTLILARRHPAAIDLRMVIAMSKANTDLERIGDEAAKIARIAQNLCEEGGSPRGYMETRHIGNQVRVMIHDALDAFARLDAEQALRVVLADADIDREYQSATRTLMTYMMEDPRHISRVLNVMWVLRSLERIGDHARNICEQVIYMVKGLDVRHTSLAEIEQKVQGTPTPPAQ, from the coding sequence TTGAGTCCAAATAATCCTGTATTAAGCCATCATATTTCTTCCCAATTTAATGAAGATATGCAGGGTGTAAGTACCAAGTTTATGAGCATGGGAGGCTTGGTTGAACAACAGGTAGCAAATGCTATTCGTGCGCTCTTGGATACCGATGCTAACTTGGCGATTGATGTACAGTTTCAAGATAATGTCGTGAATCAGCATGAACGCGATATTGATGAAGCCCTCACCTTAATTCTAGCGCGTCGTCATCCAGCTGCGATTGATTTGCGTATGGTGATTGCGATGAGCAAGGCCAATACCGATTTGGAGCGTATTGGTGATGAGGCTGCGAAAATTGCCCGTATTGCACAGAACCTCTGTGAAGAAGGGGGGTCACCACGCGGTTATATGGAAACCCGTCATATCGGCAATCAAGTTCGTGTCATGATCCATGATGCCCTAGATGCTTTTGCACGTTTAGATGCAGAGCAAGCTTTACGTGTGGTGCTGGCAGATGCTGATATCGACCGTGAATATCAGTCAGCAACGCGTACCTTAATGACCTATATGATGGAAGATCCACGCCACATCTCACGTGTATTGAACGTGATGTGGGTATTACGTTCACTTGAACGTATTGGCGATCATGCACGTAATATCTGTGAACAAGTCATTTATATGGTGAAAGGTCTGGATGTACGTCATACCAGCTTGGCTGAAATTGAGCAGAAAGTACAAGGAACCCCAACTCCACCTGCACAGTAA
- the thiC gene encoding phosphomethylpyrimidine synthase ThiC, whose product MNQLTNLSPEEQALAQHEQDAKDLTRILPASRKVYIEGSRPDIQVPMREISLTDTPTGLGGEKNPPIMVYDTSGVYTDPNVQIDLKKGLPAVRTPWIEERGDTELLPTLTSAFGQERLKDIRTAEIRFAHIQNPRRAQAGKNVTQMHYAKQGIITPEMEYIAIRENQRQREGVDMRQHPGQNFGAQNLREITPEFVRQEIAAGRAIIPANINHPEVEPMIIGRNFLVKINANIGNSALGSSIDEEVAKMTWATRWGADTIMDLSTGKNIHETREWIIRNSPVPIGTVPIYQALEKVNGVAEDLTWEIFKDTLIEQAEQGVDYFTIHAGVLLRYVPMTANRLTGIVSRGGSIMAQWCLAHHQENFLYTHFDEICEIMKAYDVSFSLGDGLRPGCIQDANDEAQFSELKTLGELTHRAWEHDVQVMIEGPGHVPMHMVKENMDLQLEVCKEAPFYTLGPLTTDIAPGYDHITSAIGAAMIGWYGTAMLCYVTPKEHLGLPNKKDVKDGIITYKIAAHAADLAKGHPGAQARDNALSKARFEFRWEDQFNLSLDPDTARSMHDETMPKEAHKSAHFCSMCGPKFCSMKITQNVRDYAQNQQNAKVEKQSDGEVEAGLEAMKNAYQEHGQKLYHKV is encoded by the coding sequence ATGAACCAATTAACGAATCTATCCCCAGAAGAACAAGCTCTTGCCCAACATGAGCAAGATGCCAAAGATCTGACCCGTATTTTACCCGCATCACGCAAAGTCTATATCGAAGGCTCACGCCCAGATATCCAGGTCCCAATGCGTGAAATCTCACTCACTGACACCCCAACAGGTTTAGGCGGCGAGAAAAACCCGCCAATCATGGTGTATGACACTTCGGGTGTTTATACCGATCCGAATGTGCAAATCGACTTAAAAAAAGGTCTACCTGCAGTACGCACGCCGTGGATTGAGGAACGTGGTGATACCGAATTATTACCAACCCTCACTTCTGCATTTGGTCAGGAACGCCTGAAAGATATCCGTACTGCGGAAATACGTTTTGCGCATATCCAGAACCCGCGTCGTGCCCAGGCTGGCAAGAACGTGACCCAGATGCACTATGCTAAACAAGGCATTATCACCCCAGAGATGGAATATATCGCCATCCGTGAAAACCAGCGCCAGCGTGAAGGTGTGGATATGCGTCAGCATCCAGGCCAAAATTTTGGTGCACAAAATCTGCGTGAAATTACTCCAGAATTTGTGCGTCAGGAAATTGCTGCCGGTCGTGCGATTATTCCAGCCAACATTAACCACCCTGAAGTCGAGCCAATGATCATTGGTCGTAATTTCTTAGTGAAAATTAATGCCAACATCGGAAACTCCGCATTGGGCTCTTCAATTGATGAAGAAGTAGCGAAAATGACCTGGGCCACCCGTTGGGGCGCAGATACCATCATGGACTTATCAACCGGTAAGAACATCCATGAAACCCGTGAATGGATTATCCGTAACTCGCCAGTGCCAATCGGTACCGTGCCCATCTATCAGGCACTGGAAAAAGTCAACGGTGTGGCTGAAGACCTCACTTGGGAAATCTTTAAAGATACCCTGATCGAACAGGCAGAACAGGGTGTGGACTACTTCACCATTCATGCCGGGGTACTGTTACGTTATGTGCCTATGACGGCAAACCGTCTCACCGGTATTGTCTCCCGTGGTGGCTCGATCATGGCACAGTGGTGTCTAGCACACCATCAGGAAAACTTCCTGTACACGCATTTTGATGAAATCTGTGAAATCATGAAAGCCTATGACGTTTCGTTCAGTCTGGGTGATGGCTTGCGTCCAGGCTGTATTCAAGATGCGAATGACGAAGCTCAATTCTCTGAGTTGAAAACGCTCGGTGAATTGACCCATCGTGCCTGGGAACATGACGTACAGGTCATGATTGAAGGTCCTGGCCATGTCCCAATGCACATGGTGAAAGAGAACATGGATCTCCAGTTAGAAGTCTGTAAAGAAGCACCGTTCTATACGCTTGGCCCATTGACGACCGACATTGCTCCGGGTTATGACCATATCACCTCGGCAATTGGTGCGGCGATGATTGGCTGGTACGGTACAGCAATGCTGTGCTATGTGACACCAAAAGAACATTTGGGTCTGCCAAACAAGAAAGATGTGAAAGACGGGATTATTACCTACAAGATTGCCGCCCATGCTGCAGACTTGGCCAAGGGTCATCCGGGTGCACAAGCACGTGATAATGCCCTGTCGAAAGCACGTTTTGAATTCCGTTGGGAAGATCAGTTCAACCTGAGTCTGGATCCAGATACGGCACGTAGCATGCACGATGAAACCATGCCAAAAGAAGCGCATAAATCTGCACACTTCTGTTCGATGTGTGGCCCTAAGTTCTGTTCGATGAAAATCACACAAAATGTGCGTGATTACGCACAAAATCAGCAGAATGCCAAGGTTGAAAAACAATCAGATGGTGAAGTGGAAGCTGGTCTGGAAGCCATGAAAAATGCTTACCAGGAACATGGTCAAAAACTGTACCACAAAGTTTAA
- the dksA gene encoding RNA polymerase-binding protein DksA — protein sequence MANDNQNQVLDEQTEIADADKAAKRVRKTKPKASEGGSTASLFGIAPYQPKKNEEYMSEGQLEHFSQILEAWKAELMSEVDRTLNTMQDENTALPDVNDRATQEEEFAIELRTRDRERKLIRKIEQSLEAIKNDDYGFCETCGIEIGLRRLEARPTATLCIDCKTLAEIKEKQNNG from the coding sequence ATGGCGAATGACAACCAAAATCAAGTCTTGGACGAACAAACAGAAATCGCTGATGCTGACAAGGCCGCTAAACGCGTGCGTAAAACCAAGCCAAAGGCTTCTGAAGGTGGTTCTACAGCAAGCTTATTCGGTATCGCACCTTATCAGCCGAAAAAGAATGAAGAATATATGTCAGAAGGTCAGCTTGAACATTTCAGCCAAATTCTAGAGGCTTGGAAAGCAGAGCTGATGTCTGAAGTTGATCGTACACTCAACACCATGCAGGATGAAAATACCGCTCTGCCAGATGTGAATGACCGTGCAACGCAAGAAGAAGAATTTGCAATTGAACTACGGACGCGTGACCGTGAACGTAAGTTGATCCGCAAAATTGAGCAATCGCTTGAAGCCATCAAAAATGATGACTACGGTTTTTGTGAAACTTGCGGGATCGAGATCGGTCTGCGTCGTCTCGAAGCGCGTCCAACCGCAACCTTGTGTATCGACTGCAAGACCTTAGCGGAAATCAAAGAGAAACAAAATAACGGTTAA
- a CDS encoding uroporphyrinogen-III synthase yields the protein MWFINTRPQDRADNLTAALTAEGIRVKSLPLLELSACVWTPALATLYAELPQADMVVVVSPTAVRIGMQYLQQAGISLQLLASVQWIAVGKATAQVLAEYGISSHVPEVETSEGMLSLPLFQQTSVNTIAFWRGEGGRQFMMQHLQQQGVRILNFVLYQRVCPKETLTTWQEWLPILHQKPAPVWMLVTSEASWLNWLSLIDRDELPWSDFHFLVLGPRLSDLLQQADVPQPLHVLQLANLQPETILQQIKVWQEEA from the coding sequence ATGTGGTTTATTAATACGCGTCCACAAGATCGTGCGGATAACTTAACTGCTGCGTTGACTGCAGAGGGTATCCGGGTCAAAAGTCTGCCGCTCCTAGAGTTGAGTGCTTGTGTATGGACACCTGCCTTGGCCACACTTTATGCTGAGCTGCCGCAAGCGGATATGGTGGTGGTGGTTAGTCCTACTGCGGTACGAATCGGAATGCAGTACTTGCAACAGGCCGGAATTAGTCTACAGCTACTCGCATCTGTACAATGGATTGCTGTGGGTAAAGCTACGGCACAGGTCCTCGCTGAATACGGAATTTCTAGCCATGTGCCCGAGGTGGAAACTTCAGAGGGCATGTTGAGTCTTCCGTTGTTTCAGCAGACATCAGTCAATACCATTGCGTTCTGGCGTGGAGAAGGTGGACGCCAGTTTATGATGCAGCATTTGCAGCAGCAAGGTGTGCGTATTCTGAATTTTGTGTTGTATCAGCGTGTCTGCCCGAAAGAGACGCTCACCACCTGGCAGGAGTGGTTGCCTATCCTGCATCAGAAGCCGGCACCGGTCTGGATGTTGGTGACGAGTGAAGCGAGCTGGCTAAACTGGCTGTCTTTGATTGATCGTGATGAATTGCCATGGTCTGATTTTCACTTTTTAGTCTTGGGGCCGCGTTTATCTGATTTACTGCAACAGGCGGATGTCCCGCAGCCTTTACATGTATTGCAATTAGCCAATTTACAACCGGAAACCATTTTACAGCAGATTAAAGTGTGGCAAGAGGAAGCATGA
- the argH gene encoding argininosuccinate lyase, whose protein sequence is MTTSSNSSTTSAQNQTSGMWGGRFTEATDAFVAEFTASVQFDQRFYKQDIAGSIAHATMLAKVGVLTTQERDDIINGLNTIKAEIEAGQFEWRIDLEDVHMNIESRLTQRIGISGKKLHTGRSRNDQVATDIRLYVRDEIDAILELLKKLQKGILQLAAQNTHTIMPGFTHLQTAQPVTFGHHLLAWFEMLVRDSERLIDCRKRVNRMPLGSAALAGTTYPIDRAYTAELLGFEAVAENSLDAVSDRDFAIEFNAAASLIMMHLSRMSEELILWTSAQFKFVNIPDRFCTGSSIMPQKKNPDVPELIRGKSGRVFGDLISLLTLMKGQPLAYNKDNQEDKEPLFDAIDTVRGSLMAFADMIPALVPNIEIMREAALRGFSTATDLADYLVKNGVAFRDAHEIVGKAVALGVQEGKDLSELTLEQLQQFSDLIQADVFEKALTLEASVNARNHIGGTAPAQVEAAIARAHARLEQLYA, encoded by the coding sequence ATGACCACATCTTCTAATTCCTCTACAACGTCTGCCCAAAACCAAACTTCAGGTATGTGGGGTGGTCGTTTTACCGAAGCCACTGATGCTTTTGTTGCCGAATTTACCGCATCTGTGCAATTTGACCAACGCTTTTATAAACAAGATATTGCCGGTTCAATCGCACATGCCACCATGTTGGCCAAAGTTGGCGTACTGACGACACAAGAACGTGACGATATCATCAATGGTTTAAACACCATCAAAGCCGAAATTGAGGCAGGTCAGTTTGAATGGCGCATTGACCTCGAAGATGTGCACATGAACATCGAATCACGTCTAACGCAACGCATCGGCATCAGCGGTAAAAAGCTGCATACGGGCCGCAGCCGTAATGACCAAGTGGCCACCGATATCCGCCTGTATGTGCGTGACGAAATCGATGCTATTTTAGAGTTATTGAAAAAATTACAAAAAGGTATTCTGCAACTCGCTGCCCAAAATACCCACACCATTATGCCGGGCTTTACCCATCTACAAACGGCGCAACCTGTGACCTTTGGCCATCACTTATTGGCTTGGTTTGAAATGCTGGTCCGTGACTCCGAGCGCCTGATTGATTGCCGTAAACGTGTCAACCGTATGCCACTTGGTTCTGCTGCGCTTGCGGGTACAACGTATCCAATCGACCGTGCCTATACCGCTGAATTACTCGGTTTTGAAGCAGTTGCTGAAAACTCGCTGGATGCGGTCTCAGATCGTGATTTCGCCATTGAATTTAATGCAGCGGCTTCTCTCATCATGATGCATTTATCTCGCATGTCTGAAGAACTCATTCTTTGGACTTCTGCACAATTCAAGTTCGTGAATATTCCAGATCGCTTCTGCACCGGTTCATCAATTATGCCGCAGAAGAAAAACCCGGATGTTCCTGAACTGATCCGTGGAAAATCAGGCCGTGTGTTTGGTGACCTGATCAGTCTGCTCACCCTAATGAAAGGTCAGCCATTAGCATATAACAAAGACAATCAAGAAGATAAAGAGCCACTATTTGATGCAATTGATACCGTACGCGGATCATTGATGGCCTTTGCTGACATGATTCCAGCCCTTGTGCCGAATATCGAAATTATGCGCGAAGCGGCGTTACGTGGCTTCTCAACCGCAACAGATTTGGCAGATTATCTGGTAAAAAATGGCGTGGCTTTCCGTGATGCACATGAAATTGTCGGTAAAGCGGTGGCTTTAGGGGTACAGGAAGGTAAAGATCTTTCCGAGCTGACACTTGAACAATTACAGCAGTTCTCCGACCTGATCCAAGCCGATGTTTTTGAGAAAGCACTGACTTTAGAAGCCTCTGTGAATGCCCGCAACCATATTGGTGGAACCGCGCCTGCACAGGTTGAAGCTGCAATTGCCCGTGCCCATGCACGCCTAGAACAACTTTACGCTTAA
- a CDS encoding oxidative damage protection protein: MSRQVFCRKYQQEMEGLDFAPFPGAKGEEILNTVSKQAWQEWLKHQTTLINEKRLNVFEPEAKKFLEEQREKFLSNDETVEKAEGWKPEA; this comes from the coding sequence ATGTCTCGACAAGTATTTTGCCGTAAATATCAGCAGGAAATGGAAGGTCTGGACTTTGCACCATTTCCAGGTGCCAAAGGTGAGGAAATCTTGAATACGGTTTCTAAACAGGCCTGGCAGGAGTGGTTAAAACATCAAACCACGCTGATCAATGAAAAGCGTTTAAACGTATTCGAACCAGAAGCCAAAAAATTCCTGGAAGAACAGCGTGAAAAATTCCTCAGCAATGATGAAACGGTAGAAAAAGCCGAGGGCTGGAAGCCGGAAGCTTAA